The Streptomyces sp. SS1-1 genome has a segment encoding these proteins:
- a CDS encoding IS5 family transposase (programmed frameshift) → MPLTDAQWARIEPLLPDRTPKRGGRWRDHREVIDAIAFKFQTGTQWVHLPEKYGNWRGVYNRLRMWAVDGTWERVFTALVAQADADEDVSWAVSVDSTIVRAHQHAAGARKKGASADEPADHAIGRSRGGLTTKIHLAADGRCRPLAFVLTAGQAGDAPAFTEVMARLRVPRQRGRPRTRPDLVLADKAYSSRQIRDHLRRRGIRAVIPERADQQANRMRRGPVGGRPPAFDREAYKQRNTVERCINRLKQWRGIATRYEKTATIYLAGLHIAGIFLWSAR, encoded by the exons GTGCCGTTGACTGATGCGCAGTGG GCGCGGATCGAGCCGTTGCTCCCGGACCGGACGCCGAAGCGGGGTGGCCGCTGGCGGGACCATCGTGAGGTGATCGATGCGATCGCCTTCAAGTTCCAGACCGGTACGCAGTGGGTGCATCTGCCGGAGAAGTACGGCAACTGGCGAGGCGTCTACAACCGGCTGCGGATGTGGGCCGTCGACGGCACCTGGGAGCGGGTGTTCACCGCCCTGGTGGCCCAGGCCGACGCGGACGAAGACGTCAGCTGGGCCGTGTCGGTGGACTCCACCATCGTGCGGGCTCACCAGCACGCGGCCGGGGCCCGCAAAAAAGGGGCCTCGGCCGACGAGCCGGCCGACCATGCCATCGGCCGCTCCCGCGGCGGACTGACCACAAAGATCCACCTTGCCGCCGACGGCCGGTGTCGGCCGCTGGCGTTCGTCCTCACCGCCGGCCAGGCCGGTGACGCACCTGCCTTCACCGAGGTGATGGCCCGCCTCCGCGTTCCCCGACAGCGCGGTCGTCCGCGCACCAGACCGGACCTGGTCCTGGCCGACAAGGCCTACTCCTCCCGCCAGATCCGCGACCACCTGCGCAGACGCGGTATCCGGGCGGTGATCCCGGAGCGGGCCGATCAGCAGGCCAACCGGATGCGGCGCGGACCGGTCGGTGGCAGACCGCCGGCCTTCGACCGGGAGGCGTACAAGCAGCGCAACACCGTCGAGCGGTGCATCAACCGCTTGAAGCAGTGGCGCGGTATCGCCACCCGCTACGAGAAGACCGCGACCATCTACCTGGCCGGGCTCCACATCGCGGGCATCTTCCTCTGGTCCGCCCGATGA
- a CDS encoding DUF6278 family protein, protein MKIPFLGGRPERRGAVDPEGIAELLAECELLRSLASRAGVRLDDSAESLEALDQLQPRWRDDAEILPWLGNDAGLYLGTVLVRTVRGAAWMIRPDGQPVVRLASGREFDVVAAGHEWAGNGVPELSQWYAEAAET, encoded by the coding sequence ATGAAGATCCCTTTTCTGGGCGGCCGGCCGGAGAGACGCGGCGCCGTCGACCCCGAGGGCATCGCCGAACTCCTCGCCGAATGCGAGCTGTTGAGGTCCCTCGCCTCCCGGGCGGGAGTGCGACTCGACGACAGCGCCGAGTCGTTGGAGGCGCTCGACCAGTTGCAGCCGCGCTGGCGCGACGACGCGGAGATCCTGCCGTGGCTCGGCAACGACGCGGGGCTCTACCTCGGCACGGTCCTCGTGCGCACGGTGCGGGGGGCCGCCTGGATGATCCGGCCCGACGGCCAGCCGGTCGTACGGCTCGCCTCGGGACGGGAGTTCGACGTCGTGGCCGCCGGGCACGAGTGGGCGGGGAACGGCGTGCCCGAACTGTCGCAGTGGTACGCGGAGGCGGCCGAGACGTAA
- a CDS encoding site-specific integrase: MSILSDPIKKLPPNSKGKVRYRFVVDAGIDPETGKRKQLRRTFDSLKEARAEYANITNRRHDGSLVPPNKITVNEWLDRWLAMKAEDLEETTIYNYRITLDRVRGRLGNIRLQDLTEEHVEEWRDWALAHGRVRGKRAGTPLSVTSVDMSLARLTEALGRAVTRRLVYVNVAAYVTIPRRARKEERKTKEEVPPWNVQEVQKFIHGIRGERLYAALLLSLMGLRPAEVCGLRWEDVDLENATIVIANTRTMMGNRYVVEKDTKSLAGERDLPLPALVLGALKAFRALQAEERLALGEAYTVSGYVLAHEAGDAFTIKQLRRRAYRLMELLGLRRVRLYDARSSCFTFLANNGVPDHILARWTGHTNVKTTKRWYVKPDVEDLRGAATTWDGLHGGASERQE; encoded by the coding sequence GTGAGTATTCTGTCCGATCCCATCAAGAAACTTCCGCCGAACTCGAAGGGGAAGGTTCGATACCGGTTTGTTGTCGACGCAGGAATCGACCCCGAAACTGGTAAGCGTAAGCAGTTGAGGCGCACCTTCGACTCGTTGAAGGAAGCTAGGGCTGAGTACGCGAACATAACTAATCGGCGGCATGATGGGTCGCTTGTGCCGCCCAACAAGATCACCGTGAATGAGTGGCTCGACCGATGGCTGGCCATGAAAGCGGAGGACCTCGAAGAAACCACCATCTACAACTACAGGATTACCCTGGACCGGGTTCGAGGGAGGCTCGGCAATATCCGTCTCCAGGACCTTACTGAAGAGCACGTGGAAGAGTGGAGGGACTGGGCGCTTGCGCATGGCCGCGTGCGTGGTAAAAGGGCCGGTACGCCACTCAGTGTCACGAGTGTGGATATGAGCCTCGCTCGGCTGACGGAAGCGCTGGGGAGAGCCGTTACCCGGCGATTGGTGTATGTCAATGTTGCTGCGTACGTGACCATTCCCCGGAGGGCGCGCAAGGAAGAGCGGAAGACTAAAGAGGAGGTGCCGCCCTGGAATGTCCAGGAGGTTCAGAAATTCATACATGGAATTAGAGGTGAGCGGCTCTATGCTGCGCTTCTTCTTTCGCTGATGGGGCTTCGTCCAGCTGAAGTCTGCGGCCTCCGGTGGGAAGACGTTGACTTGGAGAACGCCACGATCGTCATTGCCAACACGCGCACGATGATGGGCAACCGCTACGTGGTGGAGAAGGACACCAAGTCTCTTGCGGGTGAGCGGGATCTGCCGCTGCCGGCGCTGGTGCTGGGAGCCCTCAAGGCATTCCGGGCTCTCCAAGCCGAGGAGAGGCTCGCTCTGGGGGAGGCGTACACGGTGTCGGGCTACGTGCTGGCGCACGAGGCGGGCGACGCCTTCACAATCAAGCAACTTCGCCGACGCGCGTATCGGCTTATGGAGCTCCTCGGGCTCCGTCGCGTCAGGCTTTACGACGCACGCTCGTCGTGCTTCACCTTCCTGGCCAACAACGGCGTCCCGGACCACATCCTCGCGCGATGGACCGGACATACGAACGTGAAGACGACCAAGCGGTGGTACGTCAAGCCGGATGTAGAAGATCTTCGCGGAGCCGCCACCACTTGGGATGGCCTGCACGGGGGTGCGTCGGAGCGGCAAGAGTGA
- a CDS encoding SMODS domain-containing nucleotidyltransferase: MAPVQLTTCFNTLLTDTVNLSRFKLDMLDNRVDSVYRALKADEEIGHLVLDKIPQGSWAQRTIINPVGDKEFDADFLLLMEENPDWHGSPKTYIDKVYAALDRHSRYREMPHSRKCRCVRLEYKNLMHVDIVPYVQLSDGRDVIVNRDDNCWEATDPEGFTAWMRNQDDITGGNLRRVIRLLKYLRDHKNSFTGTRSIILTTLLGNQVSDTKTLIDPGYYANVPTTLLHLVQDLNTYLQANPNKPSIADPSGSGVTFDHRWTQDTYAYFRERISVHTEEIEAAYHHADKETSIELWQGLFGTGFKEPDAQQSSAKFPAATASVAAVTTTGRSGRAG, translated from the coding sequence ATGGCGCCAGTGCAGCTCACCACCTGTTTCAACACGCTCCTCACGGACACTGTCAACCTGAGCCGGTTCAAGCTCGACATGCTCGACAACCGAGTGGACAGTGTCTACCGAGCCCTCAAGGCAGACGAGGAGATCGGACACCTCGTCCTCGACAAGATCCCTCAGGGTTCGTGGGCGCAGAGAACCATCATCAACCCGGTCGGCGACAAGGAGTTCGATGCCGACTTCCTCCTTCTGATGGAGGAGAACCCGGACTGGCACGGCAGCCCCAAGACCTACATCGACAAGGTCTACGCGGCACTGGACCGCCACAGCCGTTACCGCGAGATGCCGCACTCGCGCAAGTGCCGTTGCGTGCGTCTGGAATACAAGAACCTGATGCACGTGGACATCGTCCCGTACGTCCAGCTCAGCGACGGCCGCGACGTCATCGTCAACCGGGACGACAACTGCTGGGAGGCGACGGACCCCGAGGGCTTCACGGCCTGGATGCGCAATCAGGACGACATCACCGGCGGGAACCTGCGCAGGGTCATCCGGCTGCTGAAGTACCTGCGCGACCACAAGAACTCCTTCACCGGAACCCGGTCGATCATCCTCACGACTCTGCTCGGAAACCAGGTCAGCGACACCAAGACGCTGATCGATCCGGGCTACTACGCCAACGTCCCCACGACCCTGCTCCACCTGGTCCAGGACCTCAACACCTACCTGCAGGCCAACCCCAACAAGCCGTCCATCGCCGACCCCTCCGGGTCGGGCGTCACGTTTGACCACCGCTGGACCCAGGACACCTACGCCTACTTCCGCGAGCGGATCAGCGTGCACACGGAGGAGATCGAGGCTGCCTACCACCATGCGGACAAGGAGACCAGCATCGAGCTGTGGCAGGGTCTGTTCGGCACGGGCTTCAAGGAGCCCGACGCCCAGCAGAGCAGCGCGAAGTTCCCCGCCGCGACCGCGTCCGTGGCCGCCGTGACGACGACGGGGCGGTCGGGGCGCGCTGGATGA
- a CDS encoding helix-turn-helix transcriptional regulator translates to MHTQIEETVGPRYSPAHIRATWDGTGSVEDASKALGFSRAKGYDLIRNGQFPCRVLRIGRKTRVVTASLLRVLESGDPEYNDARAGCRPTP, encoded by the coding sequence ATGCACACGCAGATCGAAGAGACGGTGGGCCCTCGCTATAGCCCCGCTCACATCCGCGCCACCTGGGACGGAACGGGGAGCGTGGAGGACGCCTCAAAGGCGCTGGGATTCTCACGGGCCAAGGGATACGACCTGATCCGCAACGGGCAGTTTCCGTGCCGTGTGCTACGCATCGGCCGTAAGACGCGTGTTGTCACGGCGTCCCTACTCCGCGTCCTCGAAAGCGGAGATCCGGAGTATAACGATGCGCGCGCCGGATGCCGCCCCACGCCCTAA
- a CDS encoding DUF397 domain-containing protein yields MTAKPDPSSFDLTSVKWTVSKYSGGGGNCVQVAVKDGYVLIGDSQNPGRPPQVFTPAEAKAWLLGAKDTDFDFLLDL; encoded by the coding sequence GTGACAGCGAAGCCGGACCCGTCCTCGTTCGACCTCACGTCGGTCAAGTGGACGGTGTCCAAGTACAGCGGCGGCGGCGGGAACTGCGTGCAGGTCGCCGTCAAGGACGGGTACGTCCTGATCGGTGACTCGCAGAACCCTGGTCGCCCGCCCCAGGTCTTCACCCCGGCCGAGGCCAAGGCGTGGCTGCTCGGCGCGAAGGACACGGACTTCGACTTCCTGCTCGATCTGTGA
- a CDS encoding MBL fold metallo-hydrolase produces the protein MKLTKKSHACVRLEKSGRTLVIDPGGFTEWDATAGAEAILVTHEHPDHFDEGRLRAALEADPATEIWTLRSVAEQLSAAFPGRVHTVGHGDTFTAAGFDVEVHGELHAVIHPDIPRITNVGYLVDAGRVFHPGDALTVPSRRVETLMLPVMAPWNKISEVIDYVRELKPQRAYDIHDALLTDLARPIYDRQIGALGGTDHLRLGAGDSADV, from the coding sequence ATGAAGCTCACGAAGAAGTCGCACGCGTGCGTCCGGCTGGAGAAGTCCGGCCGGACGCTCGTCATCGACCCCGGCGGGTTCACGGAGTGGGACGCCACGGCGGGCGCCGAGGCGATCCTCGTCACCCACGAGCACCCCGACCACTTCGACGAGGGACGTCTGCGCGCGGCCCTGGAGGCCGACCCGGCGACCGAGATCTGGACCCTGCGGTCCGTCGCGGAGCAGCTCTCGGCGGCCTTCCCCGGCCGTGTGCACACCGTCGGCCACGGCGACACCTTCACCGCCGCCGGCTTCGACGTCGAGGTGCACGGCGAGCTGCACGCCGTCATCCACCCGGACATCCCGCGCATCACCAACGTCGGCTACCTCGTGGACGCCGGCAGGGTCTTCCACCCGGGCGACGCCCTGACCGTGCCGTCCCGGCGCGTGGAGACGCTGATGCTCCCCGTCATGGCCCCGTGGAACAAGATCTCCGAGGTCATCGACTACGTCCGCGAGCTGAAGCCGCAGCGCGCGTACGACATCCACGACGCCCTCCTCACCGACCTGGCCCGCCCGATCTACGACCGCCAGATCGGCGCCCTCGGCGGCACCGACCACCTGCGGCTCGGCGCGGGGGACTCGGCCGACGTGTGA
- a CDS encoding transposase encodes MTAVITATQPAWITPFTGLSPRCFSKLVRMLRHDGADAVRRGRPWSLPLEDRVLLVTTYWRTNLTMRQLAPLFGISKSAADRIIDHLGPLLALRPRKRFRKDTVLIVDGTLVPTRDHTVAEQSKNYRYSTNQQVVIDAGTRLIVVVGRPLAGNRNDCKAWEESGAKAAVGKTMTIADGGYPGTGLVMPHRRRNGEDLSDWKKEHNRSHKQVRARVEHVFARMKTWKILRDCRLKGDGIHHAMLGIARIHNLALTG; translated from the coding sequence GTGACTGCTGTGATCACGGCTACGCAGCCGGCGTGGATAACTCCCTTCACCGGGCTGAGCCCGCGCTGTTTCAGCAAGTTGGTGAGGATGCTGAGGCACGACGGGGCGGACGCGGTTCGAAGGGGTCGACCGTGGAGTCTGCCGCTGGAAGACCGGGTATTACTGGTCACGACGTACTGGCGCACGAACTTGACAATGCGCCAGCTCGCCCCGCTGTTCGGCATCTCGAAGTCCGCAGCTGACCGCATCATCGACCACCTCGGGCCCCTGCTCGCGCTCCGCCCGCGGAAGCGGTTCCGCAAGGACACCGTGCTCATCGTGGACGGCACCCTGGTCCCCACCCGCGACCACACTGTGGCCGAGCAGTCGAAGAACTACAGGTACTCCACCAACCAGCAGGTCGTCATCGACGCCGGCACCCGCCTGATCGTCGTCGTGGGCCGGCCTCTCGCCGGAAACCGCAACGACTGCAAGGCATGGGAGGAATCCGGCGCCAAGGCCGCCGTCGGCAAGACCATGACGATCGCCGACGGCGGCTACCCGGGCACCGGGCTCGTCATGCCCCACCGCCGACGCAATGGCGAAGACCTGTCCGACTGGAAAAAGGAGCACAACCGCTCCCACAAGCAGGTCCGCGCCCGCGTCGAGCACGTCTTCGCGCGGATGAAGACGTGGAAGATCCTGCGTGACTGCCGGCTCAAGGGTGACGGCATCCATCACGCCATGCTCGGCATCGCCCGGATACACAACCTCGCCCTCACCGGCTAG
- a CDS encoding helix-turn-helix domain-containing protein, with protein MPEAKTPWSLTLSEVGLRLEDLRERRDLTQGDVAGHEVLRRRGVKIDKSGLSRLERGQRRRVARDLIEALLEVYQASDSESSEILALLGADTTPAGRPRPALWRRNAHLLGPMQFEGFLKMERRAAALSNYERDIWPGLCQVEEYAYTVIAQMRPDLRPSEVKALVDVRMDRQQQVREGALAEFRALVDEHALHITGGDLSVARRQLERVLEESEDPRNTIRILPDAVGLHPGSAGPFVLMAFPEAARQVVWVETMVSSLYFDGEDDVQRYTAAFTNLWERALDPDETRTRLKKRIKELEQ; from the coding sequence ATGCCAGAAGCGAAGACGCCGTGGTCGCTGACTCTCAGTGAAGTCGGCCTGCGCCTGGAGGACTTGCGAGAACGCCGGGACCTCACGCAGGGCGACGTTGCAGGCCACGAAGTGCTGCGCCGGCGCGGAGTCAAGATCGACAAGAGCGGGCTGAGCCGACTCGAACGAGGGCAGCGCCGACGTGTGGCCCGGGATCTCATCGAAGCGCTGCTTGAGGTCTACCAGGCCAGCGACTCCGAGAGTTCAGAAATCCTGGCACTACTGGGGGCGGACACCACTCCGGCCGGTCGACCACGTCCTGCCCTGTGGCGACGCAACGCACACTTGCTGGGACCCATGCAGTTCGAGGGCTTCCTGAAGATGGAGCGCCGGGCCGCTGCGCTGTCCAACTATGAACGGGACATCTGGCCGGGCCTCTGCCAGGTCGAGGAATACGCCTACACGGTTATCGCCCAGATGCGGCCCGATCTGCGTCCATCCGAGGTCAAGGCACTCGTCGACGTCCGCATGGACCGCCAGCAGCAGGTGCGAGAGGGTGCACTCGCCGAGTTTCGCGCCCTGGTGGACGAGCATGCGCTCCATATCACCGGCGGCGACCTCAGCGTGGCGAGGCGGCAACTGGAACGAGTTCTGGAGGAGTCCGAAGATCCTCGCAACACGATCCGAATCCTGCCAGACGCCGTCGGATTGCACCCGGGGTCTGCGGGCCCGTTCGTCCTAATGGCCTTTCCGGAGGCCGCCCGCCAGGTTGTGTGGGTCGAGACGATGGTCAGCTCGTTGTACTTCGACGGGGAAGATGATGTGCAGCGCTACACCGCGGCTTTCACCAACCTGTGGGAGCGGGCGCTGGACCCCGACGAGACGCGCACGCGCCTCAAGAAAAGGATCAAGGAGCTAGAACAGTGA
- the pcaC gene encoding 4-carboxymuconolactone decarboxylase: MSETPPNTLQYRFDGPEDAPVLILGPSLGTTWHMWDRQVPELTQQWRVFRFDLPGHGGAPAHPAGSVTDLAQRLLATLDGLGVQRFGYAGCALGGAVGIELALRHPERVASLALIAASPRFGTADEFRQRGVIVRSNGLDPIARTSPDRWFTSGFAAAQPAITEWAVQMVRTTDPGCYIAACEALASFDVRPQLPGVTVPTLVLVGSDDQVTGPAEARTLVAGIPDARLAVVPGASHLVPVEQPAAVTDLLVRHFSTAWQPAYDTTGQLAVVAAPVRPAPVVAPAQPAPIAEIASAAAAPAQTAGRPDPYDTGIKVRREVLGDAHVDQTLAQADEFSGDFQELLTRYAWGEIWDRPGLDRRTRSCVTLTALVAGGHLDELAAHTRAALRNGLTPGEIKEVLLQAAVYCGVPAANSAFKVAQQVIREETTPEG; this comes from the coding sequence GTGAGCGAGACACCACCGAACACCCTGCAATACCGCTTTGACGGGCCAGAAGACGCCCCGGTCCTGATCCTCGGTCCCTCACTGGGTACCACATGGCACATGTGGGACCGGCAGGTCCCCGAGCTGACCCAGCAGTGGCGTGTCTTCCGCTTCGACCTCCCCGGGCACGGCGGCGCCCCGGCCCACCCGGCCGGTTCCGTCACCGACCTCGCCCAGCGCCTGCTCGCCACCCTCGACGGGCTCGGCGTGCAGCGCTTCGGGTACGCGGGGTGCGCGCTCGGCGGCGCGGTCGGCATCGAGCTGGCGCTGCGCCACCCGGAGCGCGTCGCGTCGCTCGCCCTGATCGCCGCCTCCCCGCGCTTCGGCACCGCCGACGAGTTCCGGCAGCGGGGTGTGATCGTGCGGTCGAACGGCCTCGACCCGATCGCCCGCACCTCGCCCGACCGCTGGTTCACCTCCGGATTCGCGGCCGCGCAGCCCGCCATCACCGAGTGGGCCGTCCAGATGGTGCGCACCACCGACCCCGGCTGCTACATCGCCGCCTGCGAGGCCCTCGCCTCCTTCGACGTACGGCCGCAGCTCCCCGGCGTCACCGTGCCCACTCTCGTCCTCGTCGGCTCCGACGACCAGGTCACCGGGCCCGCCGAGGCGCGCACGCTGGTCGCCGGGATACCCGACGCCCGGCTCGCGGTCGTCCCCGGCGCCTCCCACCTGGTGCCCGTCGAGCAGCCCGCTGCCGTCACCGACCTGCTGGTGCGGCACTTCTCCACCGCGTGGCAGCCCGCCTACGACACCACAGGGCAGCTGGCCGTGGTCGCCGCGCCCGTCCGGCCGGCCCCGGTCGTGGCGCCCGCGCAGCCCGCGCCCATCGCCGAGATCGCCTCGGCCGCCGCCGCCCCGGCGCAGACGGCGGGCCGCCCGGACCCGTACGACACCGGGATCAAGGTCCGCCGTGAGGTCCTCGGCGACGCGCACGTCGACCAGACCCTCGCGCAGGCCGACGAGTTCTCCGGCGACTTCCAGGAGCTGCTCACCCGGTACGCCTGGGGGGAGATCTGGGACCGGCCCGGCCTCGACCGGCGCACCCGCAGCTGTGTCACCCTCACCGCGCTCGTCGCGGGCGGGCACCTGGACGAGCTGGCCGCCCACACGCGGGCCGCCCTGCGCAACGGCCTCACCCCCGGCGAGATCAAGGAGGTGCTGCTCCAGGCCGCCGTGTACTGCGGTGTCCCGGCCGCGAACAGCGCGTTCAAGGTCGCCCAGCAGGTCATCCGCGAGGAGACCACGCCGGAGGGGTGA
- a CDS encoding SGNH/GDSL hydrolase family protein — MCGREREESKVRRRRWSSAAVLALFTVLVPGVPAHAATARGPGPLPLERLFDNTAVSDDTRPAEADFDGSGASLSARALTAAGWTPGRALTVQGARLTWRGRGGVPDNVRAAGQEVRLRGRGDALAFLVAGTAGTDVTGAGAVTYADGTRSAYALTAPDWRTGPLATKAVALTHLNTPGGPLAERPRLYVVTVPLAAGREVASVRLPRAPALHVFALAVRAPATGWTGSWATAAGGYPAVGPWTDRTLRLVVHTSVGGPRVRLRFDNTFAAGPVRIGSATVSVQGAGAEAAGPPARVSFGGARGALIPAGAQAYSDPLGFRVPEDARLLVSFHLPGTVPAAPVHRLAQQRSYVSEPGDHTGDVSGAAFPTVLTSWPLLTGVDVSGGPGSVVLLGDSITDGDHSTPDADRRWPDVLADRLLGQSEVPRYGVLNEGISGNRVVSDRYPGDGVSTDTSGVSALHRFDRDVLAQTSVRTAVVFEGINDVRWQATAEQVVAGLRALAERGHAHGLRMLAATILPCEGEARCTPAVDAERTRINDWIRQAGVFDGVLDFDAVVRDPARPARMLPAYDSGDHLHPGDAGLAALAGSVDLRSLVP, encoded by the coding sequence ATGTGCGGCCGTGAACGGGAGGAGTCGAAGGTGCGCCGACGCAGGTGGAGTTCCGCCGCCGTCCTGGCCCTCTTCACCGTGCTGGTGCCCGGCGTCCCGGCGCACGCGGCCACCGCGCGCGGACCCGGACCGCTGCCCCTGGAACGGCTCTTCGACAACACGGCCGTCAGCGACGACACCCGGCCCGCCGAGGCCGACTTCGACGGCTCGGGCGCCTCGCTGTCCGCGCGGGCCCTCACCGCCGCCGGCTGGACACCGGGCCGCGCGCTCACCGTCCAGGGCGCCCGGCTGACCTGGCGCGGGCGCGGCGGCGTCCCGGACAACGTACGGGCCGCCGGGCAGGAGGTGCGGCTGCGGGGCCGGGGCGACGCCCTCGCCTTCCTGGTGGCCGGCACGGCCGGCACCGACGTGACCGGCGCCGGTGCCGTCACCTACGCCGACGGCACCCGGTCCGCGTACGCCCTCACCGCCCCCGACTGGCGCACCGGCCCGCTCGCCACGAAGGCGGTCGCCCTCACGCACCTCAACACACCCGGCGGCCCGCTCGCCGAACGGCCCCGGCTGTACGTCGTGACGGTGCCCCTCGCGGCCGGGCGCGAGGTCGCCTCCGTACGGCTGCCCCGGGCGCCCGCGCTGCATGTGTTCGCGCTCGCCGTGCGCGCCCCCGCGACCGGCTGGACGGGCAGCTGGGCGACCGCCGCCGGGGGCTACCCGGCCGTCGGTCCCTGGACGGACCGGACGCTGCGGCTCGTGGTGCACACCTCGGTGGGCGGGCCACGGGTGCGGCTGCGGTTCGACAACACGTTCGCGGCGGGACCGGTGCGGATCGGGAGCGCGACCGTGTCGGTGCAGGGTGCGGGCGCGGAGGCGGCGGGCCCGCCGGCGCGTGTCTCCTTCGGCGGGGCGCGGGGCGCGCTGATCCCGGCGGGCGCCCAGGCGTACAGCGATCCGCTGGGCTTCCGGGTGCCGGAGGACGCGCGTCTGCTGGTGAGCTTCCACCTGCCCGGGACCGTGCCGGCGGCGCCCGTGCACCGGCTCGCGCAGCAGCGGTCGTACGTGAGCGAGCCGGGGGACCACACGGGGGACGTCTCCGGAGCGGCCTTTCCGACCGTCCTGACCAGCTGGCCGCTGCTGACCGGGGTCGACGTGTCCGGCGGTCCCGGTTCCGTGGTGCTGCTCGGCGACTCCATCACGGACGGCGACCACTCGACGCCGGACGCCGACCGGCGGTGGCCGGACGTCCTCGCGGACCGGCTGCTCGGGCAGAGCGAGGTGCCGCGCTACGGCGTGCTCAACGAGGGGATCTCCGGCAACCGCGTGGTCTCCGACCGGTATCCCGGTGACGGCGTCTCCACCGACACCTCAGGAGTGAGCGCGCTGCACCGCTTCGACCGGGACGTCCTGGCGCAGACGTCGGTGCGGACGGCGGTCGTGTTCGAGGGGATCAACGACGTGCGCTGGCAGGCCACGGCCGAGCAGGTCGTCGCCGGGCTGCGGGCGCTCGCCGAGCGCGGGCACGCGCACGGGCTGCGGATGCTGGCGGCGACGATCCTGCCCTGCGAGGGCGAGGCGCGCTGCACCCCGGCCGTCGACGCCGAGCGGACCAGGATCAACGACTGGATCCGGCAGGCCGGCGTCTTCGACGGGGTGCTCGACTTCGACGCCGTGGTGCGCGACCCGGCGCGTCCGGCGCGGATGCTGCCGGCCTACGACAGCGGCGACCATCTGCACCCGGGGGACGCGGGGCTCGCCGCGCTGGCGGGGTCGGTGGATCTGCGCTCGCTGGTGCCGTGA
- a CDS encoding exodeoxyribonuclease III, with translation MRIATWNVNSITARLPRLLAWLESSGTDVLCLQEAKVAEEQFPFDALRDLGYEAAVHATGRWNGVAVLSRVGIEDVVKGLPGDPGYDGSVEPRAISATCGPVRVWSVYVPNGREVDHPHFAYKLQWFEALKAAVAGDAAGSRPFAVMGDYNVAPTDDDVYDRAAFEGSTHVTPAERAALASLRETGLTDVVPRPLKYDQPFTYWDYRQLGFPKNRGMRIDLVYGNEAFAKAVGDSYVDREERKGKGASDHAPVVVDLDV, from the coding sequence ATGCGTATCGCGACCTGGAACGTGAACTCGATCACCGCCCGCCTGCCCAGGCTGCTCGCCTGGCTGGAGAGCAGCGGCACCGACGTGCTGTGCCTGCAGGAGGCCAAGGTCGCCGAGGAGCAGTTCCCCTTCGACGCGCTGCGCGACCTCGGCTACGAGGCGGCGGTCCACGCCACCGGCCGGTGGAACGGGGTGGCGGTGCTCTCCCGCGTCGGCATCGAGGACGTCGTCAAGGGCCTGCCCGGCGACCCCGGCTACGACGGCTCCGTGGAGCCCCGCGCGATCTCCGCGACCTGCGGCCCGGTCCGCGTCTGGTCGGTCTACGTGCCGAACGGCCGCGAGGTGGACCACCCCCACTTCGCGTACAAGCTCCAGTGGTTCGAGGCCCTGAAGGCGGCCGTCGCCGGGGACGCGGCCGGCAGCCGCCCCTTCGCGGTGATGGGCGACTACAACGTGGCGCCGACGGACGACGACGTCTACGACCGGGCCGCGTTCGAGGGCTCCACGCACGTCACCCCGGCCGAGCGCGCCGCGCTCGCCTCCCTGCGCGAGACGGGCCTGACCGACGTGGTCCCGCGCCCCCTGAAGTACGACCAGCCTTTCACGTACTGGGACTACCGCCAGCTCGGCTTCCCGAAGAACCGCGGCATGCGCATCGACCTCGTGTACGGCAACGAGGCGTTCGCGAAGGCCGTCGGCGACTCCTACGTGGACCGCGAGGAGCGCAAGGGCAAGGGCGCCTCCGACCACGCGCCCGTCGTGGTCGACCTGGACGTCTAG